From a region of the Marinomonas mediterranea MMB-1 genome:
- a CDS encoding DUF1338 domain-containing protein, whose product MNTNDFFDSLWSKYTQITPQAQRIQSLFQDQGETVLNDHVAFRTFNNSPIELEKLEPQLSALGYKAYGAFRFENKHLKARCYKHESDTLAPKIFLSELITEELPAVCQEIITKLTEQIALNAVQSPDIFWAGTLWDKISEEDYLTLAEHSEYAAWLSTMGLQANHFTVSINHLKKFPTIEEVNSLLQNEGYTLNSVGGIVKGSPQLYLEQSSTMADKVEVTFANDIKRTIPSCFYEFAKRHKQPDGVLFDSFIEGNADKIFDSTNAQ is encoded by the coding sequence ATGAACACCAACGATTTTTTCGACTCTCTCTGGTCCAAGTACACTCAGATCACGCCTCAAGCGCAGCGAATTCAATCCCTTTTTCAAGATCAAGGGGAAACGGTATTAAACGATCACGTTGCTTTTAGAACCTTTAACAATTCCCCTATCGAGCTTGAAAAACTTGAGCCTCAGTTGTCCGCACTTGGCTATAAAGCATACGGTGCTTTTCGATTTGAAAACAAACACCTGAAAGCTCGATGCTATAAGCATGAATCCGATACGCTGGCGCCTAAAATCTTTTTGTCGGAACTGATCACCGAAGAGTTACCCGCCGTTTGCCAAGAAATTATCACGAAGCTCACCGAGCAAATCGCACTTAACGCGGTTCAATCTCCTGATATTTTTTGGGCTGGAACGCTATGGGATAAAATATCAGAAGAAGACTACCTCACACTGGCAGAGCATTCTGAATACGCCGCGTGGCTATCGACAATGGGGCTTCAAGCAAACCATTTTACCGTGAGCATCAATCACCTTAAAAAATTCCCGACGATAGAAGAGGTTAATTCGTTGCTACAGAACGAAGGGTATACCCTAAACAGCGTTGGCGGAATCGTAAAAGGGTCACCGCAACTGTATTTAGAGCAATCATCGACCATGGCAGATAAAGTAGAAGTCACATTTGCAAACGATATAAAGCGCACCATCCCAAGCTGCTTCTACGAGTTTGCTAAACGCCACAAACAGCCCGATGGCGTGCTATTTGATAGCTTTATCGAAGGTAACGCAGATAAAATTTTCGACTCAACAAACGCCCAATAA
- a CDS encoding rhodanese-like domain-containing protein encodes MIDQILEFSTNHWEMVAVFFFVLAAVVFVEMRGNARGITTASLTDLVNNKNAAVIDIRPTKEFRAGHITGAINIPANKLKDKNAELEKHKSNPIILVCKTGMTAGSNAKELIKAGFEVYKLQGGIAEWENANLPLVKA; translated from the coding sequence ATGATTGATCAAATTCTCGAATTCTCTACCAACCATTGGGAAATGGTTGCCGTGTTTTTCTTCGTTCTCGCAGCGGTCGTATTCGTTGAGATGCGAGGCAATGCTCGTGGCATCACAACCGCCAGTTTAACCGACTTGGTAAACAACAAAAACGCGGCTGTTATCGACATCCGACCGACTAAGGAATTCAGAGCAGGCCACATCACTGGCGCTATCAATATTCCTGCTAACAAATTAAAAGATAAGAATGCAGAGCTTGAGAAACACAAATCTAACCCTATTATCCTTGTATGTAAGACAGGAATGACGGCTGGATCAAACGCGAAAGAGCTGATCAAAGCGGGATTCGAAGTCTATAAACTACAAGGCGGTATCGCCGAGTGGGAAAATGCAAATCTTCCACTTGTAAAAGCGTAA
- the grxC gene encoding glutaredoxin 3 produces MADVTIYSSDYCPFCVRAKQLLDMKNVSFNEINVDGNRTLRQEMMEKSGRHTVPQIWIDNHHVGGCDELFALEREQKLDPMLSV; encoded by the coding sequence ATGGCTGACGTAACCATCTATTCAAGTGACTACTGTCCGTTCTGCGTGCGCGCAAAGCAATTGCTCGACATGAAGAACGTGAGTTTTAATGAAATTAACGTGGACGGTAACCGCACGCTACGCCAAGAAATGATGGAAAAAAGCGGACGCCATACTGTACCGCAAATTTGGATCGACAATCATCACGTTGGTGGCTGCGACGAACTGTTTGCGCTCGAGCGAGAGCAAAAGTTAGATCCAATGCTTTCTGTTTAG